In Vitis vinifera cultivar Pinot Noir 40024 chromosome 17, ASM3070453v1, one genomic interval encodes:
- the LOC100255340 gene encoding pentatricopeptide repeat-containing protein At5g66520 yields MKPMLDQGSLVAAIKRCTRVGDLKAIQAHMVRANLTQDTFLTSKLIESSAVTLSGHVAYAHRIFSCTHHPNLFMWNTIIRGYSISDSPITAIALYRDMFLCGISPNSYTFGFVLKACCKLLRLCEGQELHSQIVKVGLDFETPLVNGLIKLYAACGCMDYACVMFDEMPEPDSASWSTMVSGYAQNGQAVEALKLFREMQAENVSSDAFTLASVVGVCGDLGALDLGKWVHSYMDKEGVKIDVVLGTALVGMYSKCGSLDNALKVFQGMAERDVTAWSTMIAGYAIHGHGEKALQLFDAMKRSKTIPNCVTFTSVLSACSHSGLVEKGHQIFETMWTEYKITPQIKHYGCMVDLFCRAGMVGHAHKFIQTMPIEPNVVLWRTLLGACKTHGYKDLGEHISRKILKLDPSSPENYVLVSNVYASLGRWSSVCQVRSLMKDKAPKKQHGWSSIEINFMVHKFIMGDESHPEREKIYGMLHQMARKLKQVGHVNSTVDVLHDIDEEEKEYALGLHSERLAIAYGLLHTPNGSPIRIVKNLRVCRDCHEVIKLISEVYNREIIVRDRVRFHHFRERGCSCNDYW; encoded by the coding sequence ATGAAGCCCATGCTGGACCAGGGCTCACTGGTGGCTGCTATCAAGAGGTGCACCAGGGTTGGAGACCTCAAGGCCATCCAAGCCCACATGGTCCGAGCCAACCTAACCCAGGACACCTTTCTAACCAGCAAGTTGATAGAGTCCTCCGCTGTCACATTATCAGGCCACGTGGCATACGCCCATCGCATATTCTCATGTACCCACCATCCAAATCTCTTCATGTGGAATACCATCATCAGAGGCTACTCCATAAGCGACTCACCCATCACTGCCATCGCACTCTACAGAGACATGTTTCTCTGCGGCATTTCACCGAACAGCTACACCTTTGGGTTTGTTCTCAAGGCATGTTGTAAACTACTGAGACTTTGCGAGGGCCAAGAGCTTCATTCACAGATTGTGAAAGTGGGTTTGGATTTTGAGACTCCACTCGTCAACGGATTGATCAAACTGTATGCCGCTTGTGGGTGTATGGACTATGCATGCGTGATGTTCGATGAAATGCCTGAGCCAGACAGTGCTTCTTGGAGCACCATGGTTTCCGGGTATGCCCAAAATGGGCAGGCAGTGGAGGCCTTGAAGTTGTTCCGAGAAATGCAAGCGGAGAATGTGAGCAGTGATGCGTTCACTTTGGCTAGTGTTGTGGGGGTGTGTGGCGATTTGGGTGCTCTAGACTTGGGCAAGTGGGTTCACTCTTACATGGACAAAGAGGGTGTCAAAATTGATGTTGTGTTGGGCACTGCCCTTGTGGGCATGTACTCAAAGTGTGGGAGTTTGGATAATGCTCTCAAAGTCTTTCAAGGGATGGCTGAAAGAGATGTGACGGCATGGTCCACCATGATTGCAGGGTATGCAATACATGGGCACGGTGAGAAAGCTCTGCAATTGTTTGATGCCATGAAAAGATCAAAGACAATTCCCAATTGTGTCACTTTCACTAGTGTTTTATCCGCATGCAGCCACTCCGGATTGGTTGAAAAGGGTCATCAAATTTTCGAGACCATGTGGACTGAATACAAAATTACTCCCCAAATAAAGCATTATGGCTGCATGGTTGATCTATTCTGCCGAGCAGGGATGGTGGGTCATGCCCACAAATTCATCCAAACAATGCCCATTGAGCCTAACGTTGTTCTTTGGCGAACACTGCTTGGTGCCTGCAAGACACATGGATATAAAGACCTTGGAGAGCACATAAGTAGAAAAATCCTCAAGTTAGATCCAAGCAGCCCTGAGAATTATGTGCTTGTGTCCAATGTGTATGCTTCTCTAGGCAGATGGTCAAGCGTTTGCCAAGTTAGGAGCCTAATGAAAGACAAGGCACCCAAAAAACAACATGGGTGGAGCTCCATAGAGATAAATTTCATGGTCCACAAGTTCATCATGGGAGATGAATCACACCCAGAAAGGGAAAAGATTTATGGGATGCTTCACCAAATGGCTAGAAAGTTGAAACAAGTGGGTCATGTAAATTCTACAGTTGATGTGCTCCATGACATagatgaagaggaaaaagaatatGCATTAGGCCTTCATAGTGAGAGGCTGGCTATTGCTTATGGCCTGCTACACACCCCCAATGGCTCACCCATTAGAATTGTGAAGAACCTTAGAGTTTGCAGAGACTGCCATGAGGTCATAAAGCTCATATCCGAGgtttacaatagagaaataatAGTAAGAGATAGAGTTCGTTTCCACCATTTCAGAGAAAGAGGGTGTTCTTGCAATGACTATTGGTAA